A section of the Paenibacillus odorifer genome encodes:
- a CDS encoding SulP family inorganic anion transporter, whose product MTGRGRYKGYNMNAFRKDLISGTIVGVIAIPLGMAFAIASGVKPEYGIYTTIVAGICISLFGGSKFQIGGPTGAFIPILFAIGMQYGYENLLLAGMMAGVILVLMGLLRLGVLIKFIPKPVTIGFTAGIAVIIFTGQIANFLGLSNIERHESFVDNMKEIGLHLSTINGYSILTAAICLAVVILAIRFAPKVPGSLVGLLCATVIAALFFSGKVTTIGLAYGNIPNTLPSFRFPTITWERITLLIRPAFIIAMLGAIESLLSAVVADGMTGSRHNSNRELIGQGIANIAAPLFGGIPATGAIARTATNIKSGAVSPISGIVHGVVVFLILLLFAPYASSIPLAAMAPILMVVAWNMSERKQFLHLLKIKTGDSLVLFITFLLTIFADLTLAVEVGLILAVILFVKRMGEVHLVSKVLPDPNSVKVGAHMVTESHDCPQIGIYTVEGPLFFGAAYRFDDTMPGYGSDQPKIILMRMGKVPFMDTTGESNLAELVRHLHAVGGKLMISGVQPQPLELLKRTGLYDKIGKAQFYHHTGEAINEALSSINHNKCIGCSHAAFRECTALSCQEDAGGLRGLTGRKKPALPLN is encoded by the coding sequence ATGACAGGGCGGGGTCGTTATAAAGGCTACAACATGAACGCTTTTCGCAAGGATTTGATATCGGGGACAATCGTCGGAGTTATTGCCATTCCTTTAGGGATGGCATTTGCTATTGCTTCTGGTGTAAAGCCGGAATATGGCATTTATACGACAATCGTTGCCGGCATATGTATTTCATTGTTCGGGGGATCAAAATTTCAGATTGGTGGACCGACAGGTGCATTTATTCCTATCTTGTTCGCCATTGGGATGCAGTATGGTTATGAGAACCTGCTGTTAGCAGGGATGATGGCGGGGGTTATTTTAGTCCTCATGGGATTGTTAAGGCTGGGTGTACTGATTAAATTTATTCCGAAGCCGGTCACGATTGGTTTCACAGCAGGAATAGCGGTTATTATCTTTACCGGACAGATAGCCAACTTCCTTGGGTTAAGCAATATTGAACGGCACGAGAGCTTTGTAGATAACATGAAAGAAATTGGACTTCATCTATCGACGATCAATGGATATAGTATCCTGACCGCTGCGATTTGTCTGGCCGTTGTTATCCTAGCGATTCGCTTCGCTCCGAAGGTGCCGGGCTCATTGGTCGGTCTTCTTTGTGCGACTGTCATAGCAGCGTTATTTTTTAGCGGTAAGGTGACTACGATTGGTTTGGCCTATGGGAATATCCCTAACACACTGCCAAGCTTCCGTTTTCCGACCATTACCTGGGAGCGGATTACACTGCTGATTCGTCCGGCCTTTATCATCGCGATGTTGGGTGCTATTGAATCCTTATTGTCAGCTGTCGTAGCTGATGGGATGACGGGCAGCCGCCATAACAGCAACCGTGAACTGATTGGTCAGGGAATCGCCAATATTGCAGCTCCATTGTTTGGAGGAATTCCAGCTACAGGTGCCATTGCCAGAACCGCCACAAATATCAAAAGCGGTGCAGTTTCTCCGATCTCAGGGATCGTTCACGGGGTAGTGGTATTCCTAATTCTTTTGTTGTTTGCACCCTATGCTTCTAGTATTCCGTTGGCAGCGATGGCTCCTATCTTGATGGTAGTAGCTTGGAATATGAGTGAACGCAAACAATTTCTTCATTTGCTTAAAATCAAAACAGGCGATTCTTTGGTATTATTCATCACCTTCTTGTTGACGATATTTGCAGATTTAACGCTGGCCGTAGAGGTGGGATTGATTCTTGCGGTGATTTTGTTTGTGAAACGGATGGGAGAGGTTCATCTGGTATCCAAAGTATTGCCTGATCCTAATTCCGTCAAGGTAGGGGCACATATGGTAACGGAGAGTCATGATTGTCCGCAGATTGGGATTTATACCGTGGAAGGGCCGCTGTTTTTTGGCGCTGCGTATAGATTTGATGACACCATGCCCGGTTATGGCTCCGACCAGCCGAAAATTATATTAATGCGGATGGGAAAAGTGCCATTCATGGATACTACGGGCGAATCCAATCTGGCGGAGCTGGTGCGGCATTTACATGCTGTTGGAGGGAAACTGATGATCTCCGGTGTTCAGCCGCAGCCGCTTGAGCTACTTAAGAGAACCGGGCTATATGATAAAATAGGAAAAGCACAGTTTTATCACCATACCGGTGAAGCGATCAATGAAGCTCTTAGCAGTATTAATCACAACAAATGTATCGGATGCAGTCATGCGGCGTTTAGGGAGTGTACGGCATTATCCTGTCAGGAGGATGCAGGTGGACTACGGGGTCTGACAGGACGCAAGAAGCCAGCATTGCCTCTGAACTAA
- a CDS encoding DUF1361 domain-containing protein, protein MKELNYPKVFMLLAGLSVATLAVYRVVSLQTDSFYGFLIWNLFLAWIPFLFSMAAYELDKRKIGGLLLLPLGVAWLLFFPNAPYLMTDLVHLTVRKSRYIVEGAIQNRYWYDLVTLLLFTWSGWLTGFFSLYQFQTVIYRKSNLLWSWVFVLAACMLGGYGVLLGRVYRLNSWDVLTDRHQLYQLVLDSLNLQSVFFSLFIAFVLLVIYATMYCLLNALGTGERRRVTRGY, encoded by the coding sequence ATGAAGGAATTGAATTATCCGAAGGTGTTTATGCTCTTGGCGGGATTGTCTGTCGCTACATTGGCGGTATATCGTGTAGTGTCACTTCAGACGGATTCGTTTTACGGTTTTTTAATTTGGAATTTGTTCTTAGCTTGGATTCCGTTTTTATTCTCCATGGCTGCTTATGAGCTAGACAAAAGGAAGATAGGCGGTTTATTACTTCTTCCTTTGGGTGTCGCGTGGCTGCTGTTCTTTCCAAACGCGCCTTATCTCATGACTGACCTGGTGCATTTAACGGTAAGAAAAAGTAGATATATCGTGGAGGGAGCCATTCAGAATCGCTACTGGTATGACTTGGTCACTCTTTTATTGTTCACCTGGAGTGGATGGTTGACCGGGTTCTTCTCATTGTATCAGTTCCAGACGGTCATTTATCGTAAAAGCAACCTGCTGTGGTCATGGGTATTCGTGCTTGCGGCATGTATGCTCGGGGGATATGGTGTACTGCTTGGCCGAGTCTACAGACTCAATAGCTGGGACGTCCTGACGGACAGGCATCAGTTGTATCAACTTGTTCTGGATAGCCTGAATCTCCAGTCCGTATTTTTCAGCTTGTTCATTGCCTTTGTCCTGCTGGTCATTTACGCGACGATGTATTGTCTACTCAATGCTCTTGGCACCGGAGAAAGACGAAGAGTTACCAGAGGGTACTAA
- a CDS encoding MGMT family protein: MTPFTERVIHIIQSIPEGKVMTYGGVARAAGSPRGARQVVRILHSMSKKYKLPWHRVINAKGMIALTEDESNSLQRLYLQGEGVSFNEKGVVDLKQFQFEPECTD, encoded by the coding sequence ATGACACCATTTACTGAGAGAGTTATTCATATCATACAGTCTATACCAGAAGGTAAAGTGATGACTTACGGAGGAGTTGCCCGCGCGGCAGGTAGCCCAAGAGGAGCGAGGCAGGTCGTTCGCATCCTTCACTCCATGAGCAAAAAATATAAGCTGCCCTGGCATCGGGTCATTAATGCTAAAGGAATGATCGCACTAACTGAGGATGAGTCTAACTCCCTCCAGAGGCTCTATCTACAGGGAGAGGGAGTTAGTTTTAATGAAAAAGGTGTGGTAGATCTGAAGCAATTCCAGTTTGAGCCGGAGTGTACCGATTAG
- a CDS encoding LacI family DNA-binding transcriptional regulator, with amino-acid sequence MRKTSIKDIAAKANVSIATVSYVLNGTRNVRSDTRERVVAAIEELNYKPNAIAKSLKLNRTNTIGVIAEDVTVFNTPDIIDGINDFGDRNDLHILLVNLRLDKRIGRNFSNTEDYRKYAANAVAELLSNQVDGIIYIGVHPRDLTGLIDTEGKPIVYTYSYTQDDISIQYNDEQAAYQAMSYLVNQGHSRIAVISGLMDSIPSRLRLNGYYKAVTEYQLPFDPLLIKMGDWERESGYRLTSELLSLPEPPTAILSMNDVMVVGILQAAEEKGVKIPDDLSVVGFDNREFSDYLRPRITTMGLPLHEMGYQAIEVLFNLIKGTKMDSLTMPECRLIERDSVATLKNAVKQK; translated from the coding sequence ATGAGGAAAACCAGCATTAAAGACATAGCCGCAAAGGCTAATGTTTCGATTGCTACAGTCTCCTATGTGCTTAATGGTACCCGCAATGTACGTTCTGATACAAGGGAACGAGTTGTTGCCGCCATTGAGGAGTTGAATTATAAGCCGAATGCTATTGCGAAGAGTCTCAAACTCAACCGTACGAATACAATAGGTGTTATTGCAGAAGATGTGACGGTATTTAACACGCCCGATATTATCGATGGAATTAATGATTTTGGAGATCGAAACGATTTGCATATTTTACTGGTGAATCTTCGTTTAGACAAGCGTATCGGCCGTAACTTCTCGAATACGGAAGACTACCGAAAGTATGCCGCTAATGCGGTTGCCGAACTGCTCAGCAATCAAGTGGATGGGATTATTTATATCGGTGTTCATCCCCGTGATTTAACGGGTCTAATCGATACGGAGGGTAAGCCGATTGTGTATACCTACTCTTACACACAGGACGATATCTCTATCCAGTATAACGATGAGCAAGCTGCTTACCAAGCAATGTCCTACTTGGTTAACCAAGGACATAGCAGAATTGCAGTAATCAGTGGTTTGATGGATTCTATCCCTTCCAGATTAAGACTGAACGGTTATTACAAGGCAGTTACTGAATATCAATTACCGTTCGATCCACTGCTAATCAAGATGGGAGACTGGGAGAGGGAATCGGGGTATCGCCTTACCTCAGAGTTGCTCTCTTTGCCGGAGCCCCCAACCGCGATTCTTTCTATGAATGATGTAATGGTTGTAGGTATTTTGCAGGCAGCAGAGGAAAAAGGGGTTAAAATACCGGATGATCTGTCGGTTGTCGGTTTTGATAATCGTGAATTCAGTGATTACTTACGCCCGCGTATAACAACAATGGGACTTCCGCTACATGAGATGGGCTATCAAGCTATTGAGGTTTTGTTCAATTTAATCAAGGGGACGAAGATGGATTCACTGACCATGCCGGAGTGCCGGTTGATCGAACGTGATTCCGTGGCTACGTTAAAAAATGCTGTGAAACAAAAATAA
- a CDS encoding extracellular solute-binding protein yields MKFGKRTLVLSLASMMVFSALAGCSGNSNNAAPKASEGSGAANKETMPDKDVTLELLYWGDDVQKKLVEAAAEKYTADTGVKINAQVLPADGSFDTFIQTRLESGELPDISYMGEGDIQKYNEMGIIEDISDLLADGSIPEKLSAITIHSPEQKVIGVGLSNQLELLYYSKSKFDAAGLEYPPSKVENAWDWDTFVTNAKKLTTDTKGKTAADEGFDAALTENYGLGITAGREFHHFWAAYANGGGIVSPDGKEFQWDSPKTVDAIQKLADLVNKDKVASAFNYTWNSGIGSAVDALSGGYAMAISGSWDLANIKGNEDIGVGVLPKMEKAVTMNCGAPLVVYNTSKHIEEAKKFYAYMVNPENSLELLKSGAWLPNQADWYTDPTLVEKWTSDLPESAKETILSYSTTKDSIAQWPAYYVPAYLKMNTEYEKSIDQALAGKKSVKEVYDAIMPAIKQLFESGKVS; encoded by the coding sequence ATGAAGTTTGGAAAACGTACTCTAGTTCTATCTTTAGCATCAATGATGGTTTTTTCCGCACTGGCAGGCTGTTCGGGCAATTCCAACAATGCGGCTCCAAAGGCATCTGAAGGGTCTGGAGCAGCCAACAAAGAAACTATGCCTGATAAAGATGTAACCTTGGAATTATTGTATTGGGGTGATGATGTACAGAAAAAGCTGGTAGAAGCGGCAGCAGAAAAATATACAGCCGACACCGGAGTAAAAATCAATGCACAAGTGCTTCCAGCGGATGGCTCCTTTGATACATTTATTCAGACCCGGCTCGAATCCGGCGAACTTCCAGATATCAGTTATATGGGCGAAGGCGATATCCAAAAGTACAATGAAATGGGAATTATCGAAGATATCAGCGATTTATTAGCGGACGGAAGTATTCCTGAAAAACTATCAGCGATAACAATCCATTCACCTGAGCAAAAAGTGATCGGAGTCGGTCTATCCAACCAGCTGGAGCTGCTTTACTATAGCAAGTCCAAATTTGATGCAGCAGGTCTTGAATATCCACCCTCCAAAGTTGAAAATGCGTGGGATTGGGATACATTCGTAACAAACGCGAAAAAGCTAACGACAGATACTAAAGGAAAAACAGCGGCAGATGAAGGCTTTGATGCTGCTCTGACCGAGAACTACGGGCTTGGTATTACAGCGGGACGGGAGTTCCACCATTTCTGGGCAGCTTATGCCAACGGTGGCGGAATTGTTTCCCCGGATGGAAAGGAGTTTCAATGGGATTCTCCCAAAACGGTTGATGCCATCCAGAAGCTAGCTGATCTCGTTAACAAAGATAAGGTTGCATCCGCTTTCAATTACACTTGGAATTCCGGAATTGGTTCTGCGGTAGACGCTTTGAGTGGTGGTTATGCCATGGCGATCAGCGGCTCTTGGGATCTAGCTAATATCAAAGGAAATGAAGATATCGGCGTTGGGGTTCTGCCTAAGATGGAAAAGGCAGTAACGATGAACTGTGGTGCTCCACTTGTTGTGTACAATACATCGAAGCACATTGAGGAAGCCAAGAAATTCTATGCCTACATGGTCAACCCTGAGAACAGTCTGGAGCTGCTGAAGAGTGGTGCGTGGTTGCCGAACCAGGCAGATTGGTATACCGATCCTACCTTGGTTGAAAAGTGGACCTCCGATCTTCCTGAAAGCGCAAAAGAAACTATCCTTAGTTATTCGACAACGAAAGATTCTATCGCACAATGGCCTGCATATTACGTTCCTGCCTACCTCAAGATGAATACTGAATATGAGAAATCTATTGACCAGGCATTGGCAGGTAAGAAAAGTGTTAAAGAAGTCTATGACGCGATCATGCCAGCGATCAAGCAGTTGTTCGAGAGCGGCAAGGTTTCCTAA
- a CDS encoding carbohydrate ABC transporter permease has product MNPESKTETAAVYVKKHARGVTKEAVAGYLFAAPAIIGFLVLTLYPMLASLFYSFHKITIMSGSQVMEWIGLDNFRYIFTNTSSEFKKSITVTLIYAFINVALVITFCLIVALLLNRKFIGRNLMRAIFFLPSVVPMLATTIVWQMLLQNQAKGGLLNWILLQIGIAPVDFLTDPIRIFETMFIMSLWTCGGTIVVFIATLQDVPGELLEAIEMDGGNAWHKFLKVTYPTIKPVLFFQLIMCMMTSIQIYTQSVVLSRNGAPDRMTYFINVMIYDHSFVQVGMRGLASAEAWVVFLITMAITGVLFYFQGAFKRDDSMGKRKKVR; this is encoded by the coding sequence ATGAACCCAGAGAGCAAAACCGAAACGGCTGCGGTCTATGTTAAAAAGCATGCCAGAGGTGTCACCAAAGAGGCGGTGGCTGGATATTTGTTTGCAGCACCGGCCATTATTGGATTTTTGGTATTGACGCTTTATCCGATGCTGGCCAGTTTGTTTTACAGCTTTCATAAAATAACGATTATGAGCGGAAGCCAAGTAATGGAGTGGATTGGGCTGGATAATTTCCGGTACATATTCACCAATACCAGCTCCGAATTCAAGAAATCCATAACGGTAACCTTGATTTATGCCTTCATTAACGTGGCGCTTGTAATCACCTTTTGTCTGATTGTTGCACTCTTATTAAACCGTAAATTTATCGGCAGAAACTTAATGCGGGCTATATTCTTTCTGCCGTCTGTAGTTCCGATGCTGGCGACAACGATTGTGTGGCAGATGCTTCTACAGAACCAAGCCAAGGGTGGACTGCTTAACTGGATTTTATTGCAGATAGGAATAGCCCCTGTTGATTTCCTGACTGATCCCATCCGTATTTTTGAGACAATGTTTATCATGAGCTTGTGGACCTGTGGTGGGACGATTGTTGTGTTCATCGCTACGCTGCAGGATGTTCCGGGAGAATTGCTGGAAGCCATCGAGATGGACGGGGGAAATGCTTGGCACAAGTTCCTCAAAGTAACCTATCCGACGATCAAACCTGTCCTCTTTTTCCAATTGATTATGTGCATGATGACCTCTATCCAGATTTATACGCAAAGTGTGGTGTTGTCCAGAAATGGTGCACCCGATCGGATGACTTATTTTATCAACGTTATGATCTATGACCATTCATTTGTTCAGGTAGGGATGCGCGGTTTGGCGTCTGCTGAGGCATGGGTCGTCTTCCTAATCACTATGGCCATTACTGGTGTGCTGTTCTACTTCCAGGGCGCATTTAAAAGGGACGATTCGATGGGCAAAAGAAAGAAGGTGAGATAA
- a CDS encoding carbohydrate ABC transporter permease has product MAATAIMNYTSIQKKKKRAKAINTGLILLSCLLAVVFAFPLYWLLRGAFVSHTEILARPPVFFPESLNVDNFRLGLERIQFLRQLWNSVSIVVPYVIGTVLTTSFAGYAFAKLNFPLRGMWFVLVISTMMLPSAVTLLPQYSLYTSLGLAGKPALIIPAFFCAGGNAYFVFLLRQFFMTIPIELSEAAKIDGAGYFRIYSRIMLPLIRPAMIVVALFSFINCWNEFFYTMIYLKTEADYTLPMGLYIVNGMRIPNYEQVMALALVVTAPCLVFFLIGNKYFVEGITLTGIKG; this is encoded by the coding sequence ATGGCGGCAACCGCAATTATGAATTATACAAGTATCCAGAAAAAAAAGAAAAGAGCTAAAGCCATCAATACCGGGCTGATTCTGCTCTCCTGTCTGCTAGCAGTGGTGTTTGCTTTTCCGCTTTATTGGCTGCTGCGAGGTGCCTTCGTGAGCCATACAGAAATACTGGCGCGGCCGCCTGTGTTTTTCCCTGAGTCACTAAATGTCGATAATTTTCGGCTTGGGTTGGAACGTATTCAGTTCCTGCGGCAGCTCTGGAATTCAGTTTCGATTGTAGTTCCTTATGTGATCGGGACGGTGCTGACGACAAGCTTTGCGGGGTATGCCTTTGCTAAGCTGAACTTTCCGCTGCGCGGGATGTGGTTCGTGCTGGTCATCAGTACGATGATGCTGCCTAGTGCCGTAACCCTGCTGCCACAATATTCTCTGTACACTTCTTTGGGACTGGCTGGCAAACCTGCTCTTATTATTCCGGCATTTTTCTGTGCAGGCGGCAACGCGTATTTTGTCTTTTTGCTCCGGCAATTTTTTATGACGATTCCGATAGAACTCAGTGAAGCTGCCAAGATTGACGGCGCGGGTTACTTCCGTATCTACTCCCGCATCATGCTGCCGCTTATACGTCCCGCAATGATTGTTGTGGCGTTGTTCAGCTTTATTAACTGTTGGAATGAATTTTTCTATACCATGATTTATTTGAAGACTGAAGCAGATTATACGCTGCCTATGGGCTTGTATATTGTGAACGGGATGCGCATTCCGAACTATGAACAGGTCATGGCACTGGCGCTCGTCGTTACAGCTCCTTGTCTAGTATTTTTCTTGATCGGCAACAAATATTTTGTTGAGGGCATTACATTAACGGGAATCAAGGGATAA